A single region of the Chryseobacterium culicis genome encodes:
- a CDS encoding helix-turn-helix domain-containing protein, protein MKVCGQNIRKIRRSKDLTQEYMAFEMGISQKAYSDIENSKVKINLEILTKISDILDIKPSDICSISHKCGNDAYEDKYQNLLEYMKKNNISIPKELL, encoded by the coding sequence ATGAAAGTATGTGGACAAAATATCAGGAAAATACGTAGGAGCAAAGATCTTACGCAGGAATATATGGCTTTTGAAATGGGCATATCCCAAAAAGCGTATTCCGATATTGAGAATTCCAAAGTGAAGATCAACCTGGAGATACTGACTAAAATATCTGATATTTTAGACATCAAGCCATCGGATATCTGTAGTATTTCGCATAAGTGCGGAAATGATGCCTATGAAGATAAATATCAGAATCTTCTGGAGTACATGAAAAAGAATAATATTTCGATTCCGAAAGAATTGTTATAA